In Actinomycetes bacterium, one DNA window encodes the following:
- a CDS encoding NfeD family protein codes for MDAWVWWTIGAIVLGIAEFSTGGTLILGMLAVGSLAGAGTAAVTGSDWLPWLVFAGTSAAMVGFVRPVARRHIRQPIETRSGTAALVGADAEVVAEVDGHDGRVKLRGELWSARSFDGDTVYPVGESVQVLDIEGATALIG; via the coding sequence ATGGATGCATGGGTGTGGTGGACGATTGGGGCAATCGTGCTCGGCATCGCGGAGTTTTCCACCGGTGGCACGCTCATTCTGGGAATGCTGGCTGTCGGTTCGCTCGCAGGTGCGGGTACCGCGGCGGTCACTGGTTCGGATTGGCTTCCTTGGCTGGTTTTCGCCGGTACAAGTGCGGCTATGGTTGGCTTCGTCCGACCGGTCGCGCGGCGCCACATCCGACAACCGATTGAAACTCGTTCTGGAACCGCAGCCCTGGTGGGGGCTGATGCCGAGGTGGTGGCCGAGGTTGATGGTCACGATGGTCGGGTGAAACTGCGCGGCGAACTATGGTCAGCGCGCAGTTTCGACGGTGACACGGTCTACCCAGTGGGTGAGTCGGTCCAGGTCCTAGATATTGAAGGTGCAACGGCGCTGATCGGTTGA
- the miaA gene encoding tRNA (adenosine(37)-N6)-dimethylallyltransferase MiaA, protein MLGNDTKNDHDARERLIVVTGPTAAGKTELSLKLARAVDAEILNGDAMQSYQGLQIGTAKPTEAERGGVPHHLFDLWRVDETASLAHYQRTARAVAQQVWARERQVIVVGGSPLYLRALCDELDIPPRDPALRAELAERAEREGGAALHRELVQLDPQAAAEIDPRNVRRVVRALEVVRLTGSFTARIPDPTSWRPTVWLGVDLPRDVLDERIRQRAERMWQAGLLSETADLSASGLRDGATAKKAVGYQQALAVLAGDASEEEWLVDTVRATSRLARRQQRTLRRDRRIHWLDGALPPDQLLAAALPLVTSQRD, encoded by the coding sequence ATGCTCGGGAACGACACGAAAAATGATCATGATGCGCGGGAGCGACTCATCGTAGTGACTGGTCCGACGGCAGCTGGCAAAACAGAGTTGTCATTGAAATTGGCTCGGGCCGTCGACGCCGAAATCCTCAATGGTGACGCGATGCAGTCCTATCAAGGGCTCCAGATCGGCACGGCAAAGCCAACCGAAGCGGAGCGAGGAGGGGTGCCGCATCACCTGTTTGACCTATGGCGGGTGGATGAAACTGCTTCATTGGCTCACTACCAGCGAACCGCACGGGCGGTGGCGCAGCAGGTGTGGGCACGTGAGCGGCAAGTGATCGTGGTCGGAGGGTCGCCGCTATATCTGCGGGCGTTGTGCGATGAATTGGATATCCCGCCCCGCGACCCAGCACTGCGCGCCGAACTCGCAGAGCGAGCAGAGCGAGAAGGTGGCGCAGCACTTCACCGTGAGCTTGTGCAGCTGGATCCGCAAGCGGCGGCTGAGATTGATCCGCGAAATGTGCGCCGAGTGGTGCGGGCCTTGGAAGTAGTGCGATTGACCGGCTCGTTCACGGCCCGGATCCCAGACCCGACATCGTGGCGCCCCACAGTATGGCTAGGAGTGGATCTGCCTCGCGACGTACTCGATGAACGCATCAGGCAGCGTGCTGAGCGGATGTGGCAGGCAGGTCTGTTGAGCGAGACGGCTGACCTGTCGGCTAGTGGTCTGCGTGATGGCGCGACAGCGAAGAAAGCGGTGGGCTACCAGCAGGCGCTCGCGGTCCTAGCCGGTGATGCTTCTGAGGAAGAGTGGTTGGTCGATACGGTGCGCGCGACAAGCCGGCTGGCCCGCCGCCAGCAACGCACCTTGCGGCGTGACCGCAGGATTCACTGGTTGGATGGGGCTCTTCCGCCCGACCAGTTACTTGCTGCAGCCTTGCCGCTGGTGACGTCGCAGCGTGACTGA
- the pta gene encoding phosphate acetyltransferase, with translation MTAAIYITSLAPGSGKSLVSLGAMEAAATRTARVGYFRPVISGGHHPDAQIELMRRRYQLQQDYESSYGVTTAETRVLGQRVPPSLVHRILARYEELARNCDVVIVEGSDFTGASAAFEFELNAEIAENLAAATVVVLSAAHHNAEQVSAAVTAARSSLAQHRVTLFGLVINRVSPTDRDSIASTVAQPDGTPVWLLPDEPGLDRPSLRDIAAAVGAEQIVGEPEVLDRGIAGNVIGAMTLPHLMERITPDTLIITPGDRADVLLLAQASRLETSLPAIAGVLLTGGYAPDPIMMEFIQQLGAESVPVLLTERGTFQTADIVSQVRGTLESGGDSRIDLALRTFAEHVTVDELADRLIATRPDQITPVMFERQLVAQAKTQPQHIVLPEGSDDRVLTAAHRIRLREAARLTVLGNVDDIQSRADRLGIDLAGVNLVDPVQDVQRQRYADEILRLREHKGMSAETAWELSGDPTWFGTLMVQCGVADGMVSGAVHTTADTVRPALQIIRTSPDISVVSSVFLMVLPDRVFVYGDCAVLPDPDAAQLADIAVSSAATARAFGIDPRVAMLSYSTGSSGSGADVAKVTAATALVQQRAPDIAVAGPIQFDAAVDPQVAAAKLPDSEVAGRATVLVFPDLNTGNNTYKAVQRSAGALAIGPILQGLRLPVNDLSRGATVDDIVNTVVITAIQAQGLGGRE, from the coding sequence ATGACTGCCGCGATCTACATCACCTCGCTAGCCCCCGGCAGCGGCAAGTCGCTGGTCAGCCTGGGAGCGATGGAGGCAGCTGCTACCCGCACAGCAAGAGTGGGATATTTCCGGCCAGTGATTTCTGGTGGTCATCACCCGGATGCTCAGATCGAGTTGATGCGACGCCGCTATCAACTTCAGCAGGACTATGAGAGCTCCTATGGGGTCACCACGGCGGAAACTCGAGTATTGGGTCAACGTGTCCCGCCCAGTCTGGTGCACCGCATTTTGGCTCGCTACGAAGAGTTGGCTCGTAACTGCGACGTGGTGATCGTCGAAGGTAGTGACTTCACCGGAGCCTCTGCTGCCTTCGAATTCGAGTTGAACGCAGAAATCGCGGAGAACTTGGCGGCGGCCACCGTGGTGGTGCTCTCCGCAGCGCACCATAATGCCGAACAGGTCTCGGCCGCGGTCACCGCTGCCCGCAGTAGTTTGGCGCAGCATCGGGTGACGCTCTTTGGCCTGGTCATCAATCGGGTGTCGCCGACGGATCGAGACTCGATTGCGTCGACTGTCGCCCAGCCTGACGGGACCCCGGTCTGGCTACTGCCGGATGAACCTGGGTTGGATCGGCCATCGCTGCGAGATATTGCCGCGGCGGTGGGTGCTGAGCAAATCGTGGGGGAGCCAGAGGTACTCGATCGCGGTATCGCCGGCAACGTCATCGGTGCGATGACTCTGCCGCATCTGATGGAGCGGATAACGCCGGATACCTTGATCATCACCCCCGGCGACCGGGCCGATGTACTGCTGCTTGCGCAAGCCTCGCGACTGGAAACGAGTCTGCCGGCAATCGCCGGGGTACTGCTCACCGGTGGTTACGCCCCAGACCCCATCATGATGGAGTTCATCCAGCAGTTGGGTGCTGAGTCAGTACCGGTCCTGCTCACCGAGCGAGGCACCTTCCAGACCGCCGACATCGTGTCGCAGGTGCGGGGAACACTGGAAAGCGGTGGTGACAGCAGGATTGACCTAGCACTGCGAACCTTTGCCGAGCACGTGACTGTCGACGAGTTGGCTGACCGGCTCATCGCTACCCGGCCAGATCAGATCACCCCGGTTATGTTCGAGCGGCAGTTGGTGGCACAGGCTAAGACCCAGCCCCAGCACATTGTGTTGCCGGAGGGTAGCGATGATCGAGTTCTCACCGCAGCTCACCGCATCAGGTTGCGCGAAGCAGCCAGGCTCACGGTGTTGGGCAATGTCGACGACATACAGTCCCGGGCCGATCGACTCGGTATTGATCTGGCCGGTGTGAATCTGGTTGATCCGGTGCAGGACGTCCAGCGACAGCGATACGCCGATGAGATTTTGCGGCTCCGGGAGCACAAAGGGATGTCGGCTGAGACTGCCTGGGAACTATCGGGTGATCCCACCTGGTTCGGAACTCTCATGGTGCAGTGCGGTGTGGCTGACGGGATGGTGAGTGGAGCCGTGCACACCACTGCGGACACGGTACGACCGGCGCTGCAAATCATCCGCACCTCACCAGATATTTCAGTGGTGTCCAGCGTCTTTTTGATGGTGCTTCCTGACCGCGTCTTTGTGTACGGCGACTGTGCGGTGCTACCGGACCCAGACGCGGCGCAGTTGGCTGACATTGCAGTGTCGTCAGCGGCGACAGCTCGGGCCTTTGGCATTGATCCACGGGTGGCCATGCTGTCCTACTCCACCGGGTCGAGTGGATCCGGTGCTGACGTTGCGAAGGTCACCGCCGCTACTGCGCTGGTACAACAGCGGGCTCCGGACATAGCCGTAGCGGGGCCGATTCAGTTCGATGCAGCGGTGGATCCGCAGGTAGCAGCCGCAAAGTTGCCCGATTCCGAGGTGGCAGGCCGCGCCACCGTTTTGGTCTTCCCAGACCTCAACACCGGCAACAACACCTACAAAGCGGTGCAGCGATCTGCTGGTGCGCTGGCGATTGGCCCGATCTTGCAGGGGCTGCGGCTGCCGGTGAATGATCTAAGTCGCGGTGCAACAGTGGATGACATCGTCAACACTGTGGTCATCACCGCCATTCAGGCACAGGGCCTCGGCGGGAGGGAGTAG
- a CDS encoding amino acid permease, with product MTAIDDKPANADANPRGMTLWPATALVTGTIIGAGIFTQPTWLAQYGPISLVGFALTALGSIALALVFARLARRSPDVGGPYAFARSGFGDFVGFQSAWTYWIGAWVAVGAIASSMVIYLGVLIPPVVENKWLSAGTAIAVIALLTWVNGKGAVTGAKTSLVLTVLKVVPLLLIGTLGFIAFNPDNLGPFNGSELPTVEVIAAVMAYTLFSFIGVEAATIPAGDVHEPDKTIPRATMIGTIGAAVVYLLSTAAVFGAVPNEELQSNDAAFSIAAENMFGSWAGPVVALLAVISCLGAMNGLLLLSGQIPMAAEFDGLAPKVFGKLNINRAPATGLLISSTLAAGILILQFSGGSLGNAVAVLVLVSAVATMISYSFSAAAQIKWLLIDRGQMDVKHLVRQMTVAVIALAFCIFALYGGGTQEIYWLFMIIMIGVPLYVFILWRRQKQDGQANEEPAEPYSI from the coding sequence ATGACCGCCATCGACGACAAGCCAGCTAATGCGGATGCCAATCCGCGGGGAATGACGCTGTGGCCGGCGACAGCGCTGGTCACGGGAACGATCATCGGCGCGGGTATTTTTACCCAGCCCACCTGGCTCGCCCAGTACGGGCCCATCAGTTTGGTGGGCTTTGCTCTGACCGCGCTAGGCAGCATCGCGCTGGCGTTGGTCTTTGCCCGACTAGCCCGTCGGTCTCCAGACGTTGGTGGACCCTACGCGTTCGCACGTAGCGGTTTCGGTGACTTCGTTGGCTTCCAATCGGCCTGGACCTACTGGATTGGAGCCTGGGTTGCCGTCGGAGCGATCGCCTCATCCATGGTGATTTACCTCGGGGTATTGATTCCACCGGTAGTGGAGAACAAGTGGCTCAGTGCAGGCACGGCGATTGCCGTGATCGCGTTACTGACCTGGGTCAACGGCAAAGGTGCCGTGACCGGCGCGAAGACCTCACTGGTGCTCACTGTTCTCAAGGTTGTACCGCTGCTCTTGATCGGCACCCTAGGTTTCATCGCTTTCAACCCGGACAATCTCGGTCCCTTCAATGGCAGCGAACTACCCACGGTGGAGGTCATTGCCGCTGTCATGGCCTACACCTTGTTCAGCTTTATCGGCGTCGAGGCCGCCACGATTCCGGCCGGGGATGTGCACGAACCGGACAAGACCATCCCCCGAGCGACGATGATCGGCACCATCGGTGCGGCAGTCGTGTATCTGTTGAGTACCGCAGCCGTCTTCGGCGCAGTGCCCAACGAAGAACTGCAAAGTAACGATGCGGCGTTCAGCATCGCCGCAGAGAACATGTTTGGCAGTTGGGCCGGCCCGGTAGTGGCGCTACTTGCGGTGATCTCCTGCCTCGGCGCCATGAACGGACTACTGCTGCTGTCCGGCCAGATTCCGATGGCCGCCGAGTTTGATGGTCTGGCACCCAAGGTCTTCGGCAAACTCAACATCAATCGTGCGCCAGCCACCGGACTGCTCATTTCGTCAACTCTCGCTGCCGGCATCCTCATCCTGCAGTTCTCCGGTGGATCGCTGGGTAACGCTGTCGCGGTGCTGGTGCTGGTGTCAGCGGTGGCCACCATGATTTCCTACAGTTTCTCCGCAGCCGCACAGATTAAATGGTTGCTCATCGACCGGGGCCAAATGGATGTCAAACATCTAGTGCGACAGATGACGGTAGCGGTCATCGCGTTGGCCTTCTGCATCTTCGCGCTCTACGGTGGCGGCACCCAAGAGATTTACTGGCTGTTCATGATCATCATGATCGGAGTGCCGCTGTATGTGTTCATCCTGTGGCGCCGACAGAAACAAGACGGCCAGGCCAATGAGGAACCCGCTGAGCCCTACAGCATCTAG
- a CDS encoding SPFH/Band 7/PHB domain protein, which produces MTIGAIVGLLVAILVLIILSRTVKIVRQAHAGIVERLGRYQRTLMPGLSIIIPFVDRMRTLVDMREQVVSFPPQPVITEDNLVVQIDSVIYFQVTDPQAATYEINDYIHGVEQLTVTTLRNVVGGMDLEETLTSREEINLALRGVLDEATGKWGIRVNRVELKAIDPPPSVQDSMEKQMRAERDKRAAILSAEGSKRSAILTAEGERESQILSAEGDARARVLRAEAEAEAIARVFGAIHAADADEQVMAYQYLQQLPNIANGTANKVWVVPAELSSAMAGLGQAFRSSGGKED; this is translated from the coding sequence ATGACCATCGGAGCAATTGTTGGGCTTCTTGTCGCCATTCTGGTGTTGATCATTTTGAGCCGGACCGTCAAGATCGTTCGCCAGGCACACGCTGGCATCGTTGAGCGGCTCGGGCGCTACCAGCGCACGCTGATGCCGGGCTTAAGCATCATCATTCCGTTTGTGGATCGGATGCGGACCCTCGTCGACATGCGTGAGCAGGTGGTGAGTTTCCCGCCGCAACCGGTCATTACCGAAGACAATCTGGTGGTACAGATCGACTCCGTCATTTACTTCCAGGTGACCGACCCGCAGGCTGCTACGTATGAGATCAATGATTACATTCATGGCGTCGAGCAGTTGACTGTCACCACGCTGCGAAATGTCGTAGGGGGCATGGATCTTGAGGAAACCCTGACCTCCCGCGAAGAAATCAACCTAGCGCTGCGAGGGGTGCTAGACGAGGCCACTGGCAAATGGGGAATCCGGGTCAACCGGGTGGAACTCAAGGCGATCGACCCGCCGCCGTCAGTGCAGGACTCGATGGAGAAGCAGATGCGGGCCGAGCGAGACAAACGAGCCGCGATCCTCAGTGCGGAAGGCTCCAAGAGATCGGCCATCCTCACCGCCGAAGGTGAGCGTGAGTCGCAGATTCTGTCGGCAGAAGGTGATGCGCGGGCCAGAGTTCTGCGGGCGGAGGCTGAGGCGGAAGCCATCGCCCGGGTCTTCGGCGCAATTCATGCTGCCGACGCCGACGAGCAAGTTATGGCGTATCAGTACTTGCAGCAACTGCCCAACATCGCTAACGGAACTGCCAACAAGGTCTGGGTGGTGCCCGCCGAGTTGAGTTCGGCCATGGCGGGCTTAGGCCAGGCCTTCCGCAGTAGTGGCGGGAAAGAGGATTAG
- a CDS encoding acetate kinase, which produces MGFILVVNAGSSSLKFALLDPSTGERAAEGIVERIGEASGAASYQGKGDKQELEQPIPDHAAAFVLAGELMAADGQPEPVGVGHRVVHGGDRLTRPVVIDEAVIAQIEACVPLAPLHNPGALSGIRAAQEHYPAVNHVAVFDTAFHATMPAAAREYAIDRQVAREHSIRRYGFHGTSHRYVSRQAAKYLDRAAEDTNVIVLHLGNGASACAVRGGKSVETSMGVTPLEGLVMGTRSGDIDASVPVMLARAGWDSDAVDDLLNRRGGLKGLCGDNDMREISTRVAAGDEDAELARQVMIHRLRKYLGAYSFVLGRVDAVVFTAGIGEHNSWTRREVCRDLAGFGIEIDEVANENLGDDITRISTLNSPTVVLVIPTDEELAIGRDAAEFVH; this is translated from the coding sequence ATGGGCTTTATCCTCGTCGTCAACGCTGGTTCGTCGTCGCTGAAGTTCGCGCTACTCGACCCGAGCACTGGTGAACGTGCAGCTGAGGGGATCGTGGAGCGGATCGGGGAAGCATCTGGCGCGGCGAGCTATCAGGGCAAGGGCGACAAGCAGGAGTTGGAGCAACCGATTCCCGACCACGCGGCTGCGTTTGTCTTAGCTGGTGAGTTGATGGCGGCGGACGGCCAGCCGGAGCCGGTGGGCGTGGGGCACCGGGTGGTTCATGGCGGTGATCGGCTCACCCGACCAGTGGTCATCGACGAAGCAGTCATCGCTCAGATTGAAGCCTGCGTGCCGTTGGCGCCGCTGCATAATCCCGGTGCGTTGAGTGGCATTCGGGCGGCGCAGGAGCACTATCCGGCGGTGAATCACGTTGCGGTGTTTGATACCGCCTTCCACGCGACGATGCCCGCCGCCGCGCGGGAGTACGCTATTGATCGGCAGGTGGCGCGCGAACACTCGATTCGCCGATACGGGTTTCACGGGACTTCGCATCGCTACGTGTCCCGACAGGCGGCCAAGTACCTCGACCGGGCTGCGGAGGACACCAACGTCATCGTGCTCCATCTCGGTAATGGCGCAAGTGCGTGTGCGGTGCGAGGTGGCAAAAGCGTGGAAACCTCGATGGGAGTCACACCGCTAGAGGGACTAGTCATGGGTACCCGAAGCGGCGACATTGATGCCTCAGTTCCGGTCATGCTCGCGAGGGCCGGTTGGGATTCTGACGCAGTGGACGACTTGCTGAATCGGCGTGGCGGCCTCAAAGGGTTGTGCGGGGACAACGACATGCGAGAAATCTCGACCAGGGTCGCCGCTGGCGACGAGGATGCCGAACTTGCCCGGCAAGTGATGATTCACCGGCTGCGCAAGTATCTGGGTGCCTACAGTTTCGTGTTGGGCCGGGTGGACGCCGTGGTGTTCACTGCGGGAATCGGCGAGCACAACTCCTGGACCCGCCGCGAGGTGTGCCGAGACCTAGCCGGGTTCGGCATCGAGATTGACGAAGTGGCCAACGAGAACCTCGGCGACGACATCACTCGGATTTCGACACTTAACTCACCCACTGTCGTGCTGGTAATTCCTACTGATGAAGAACTGGCCATCGGGCGCGACGCCGCGGAGTTCGTCCACTAA
- a CDS encoding PIG-L family deacetylase, with protein sequence MPQTLVFLHAHPDDEALLTAGTMARASSEGQRVVLITATSGEAGLAAHELQDRGLADIREEELVRSARMLGVQRLELLHYADSGLHGDRVTDDGTKTLCQAPVMAIATRVAEVLAEEAADVLVTYDQAGGYGHPDHVRIHQVGVAAANLAGPSKVFAVTAPREPFAIGAQLADRYLSLPEDFDPEQFMNAFTPRSEITHRVNVRDFVDFKRAALRAHASQASGGDVRTLSALLALPRPLFSLLLGTEFYRRLQ encoded by the coding sequence ATGCCGCAGACCTTGGTGTTCCTGCACGCCCACCCCGACGATGAAGCACTGCTGACCGCTGGCACGATGGCCCGCGCGTCCAGTGAGGGTCAGCGAGTCGTGCTGATCACCGCCACCAGCGGCGAGGCCGGACTGGCAGCGCATGAACTGCAAGATCGGGGCCTGGCAGACATCCGGGAGGAGGAACTGGTTCGTTCCGCCCGAATGTTGGGAGTGCAACGACTGGAGCTACTGCACTACGCAGACTCCGGTCTACACGGCGATCGAGTGACTGACGACGGCACCAAGACGCTATGCCAAGCGCCAGTCATGGCGATCGCCACTCGGGTAGCGGAGGTGTTGGCTGAAGAGGCTGCCGACGTACTCGTTACCTACGATCAGGCGGGTGGTTACGGTCATCCCGACCACGTCAGGATTCACCAGGTCGGTGTTGCCGCGGCGAACCTCGCCGGCCCCAGCAAGGTGTTTGCCGTTACCGCTCCGCGGGAACCGTTTGCGATCGGCGCCCAACTGGCTGATCGATATCTGTCTTTGCCCGAGGACTTCGATCCCGAACAGTTCATGAATGCCTTCACGCCACGAAGTGAGATCACCCACCGAGTCAACGTGCGCGACTTCGTGGACTTCAAACGGGCTGCGCTGCGGGCCCACGCCAGCCAAGCTTCCGGTGGCGACGTTCGGACCCTGTCAGCACTTTTGGCATTGCCGCGACCGCTGTTCAGTCTGCTATTGGGGACTGAGTTCTACCGACGACTGCAATGA
- a CDS encoding RNA methyltransferase, protein MAELNLVAVDDAADERITAYTNLTDVRLRSVREPAEGLFMAESVPVITRAAAAGYPVRSVLTEEKWLEQLRPILVDQPQLPIYVASQEVITATTGFRMHRGPMAAMARLPLPTPTAVLAHADWVVVLDGLVDHTNVGAAFRSAAAFGAGAVLVTPTCADPLYRRSVRVSMGTVFQVPWTRAEWESGLPGVVTVALTPDPAAPELTQLLADNADQRLALVVGSEGPGLAAGARQAAELQARIPMSGGVDSLNVAAAVAVACFAVAQSRS, encoded by the coding sequence ATGGCTGAGTTGAACCTGGTCGCTGTCGATGATGCTGCTGACGAGCGAATCACGGCGTACACGAACCTCACCGACGTGCGGCTACGTTCCGTCCGGGAACCTGCCGAGGGGTTGTTCATGGCTGAGTCAGTCCCGGTGATCACCCGGGCTGCTGCCGCTGGCTATCCGGTCAGATCGGTGCTGACTGAAGAGAAATGGTTGGAGCAGTTACGCCCGATTCTGGTCGATCAACCGCAGTTGCCGATCTACGTAGCCAGCCAAGAAGTCATCACCGCCACCACCGGCTTTCGCATGCACCGCGGGCCGATGGCTGCGATGGCGCGACTGCCGTTGCCGACCCCCACAGCGGTACTTGCTCATGCTGACTGGGTGGTCGTTCTCGACGGTTTGGTCGATCACACCAACGTGGGAGCGGCCTTTCGTTCGGCAGCGGCGTTCGGTGCGGGGGCGGTGCTGGTGACCCCCACTTGTGCTGACCCGCTCTATCGCCGCAGTGTGCGCGTGTCGATGGGTACGGTTTTCCAAGTGCCCTGGACCCGCGCTGAATGGGAGTCGGGTCTACCCGGAGTGGTCACGGTAGCGCTGACCCCAGATCCGGCCGCGCCGGAACTGACGCAACTTCTCGCCGATAACGCGGACCAACGGCTGGCACTGGTGGTGGGAAGCGAAGGTCCTGGCTTAGCTGCGGGTGCTCGCCAGGCGGCGGAACTCCAGGCGCGGATTCCGATGAGTGGTGGAGTGGATTCGCTGAACGTTGCTGCGGCAGTTGCGGTGGCCTGTTTTGCGGTAGCGCAGTCGCGCAGCTAG
- the miaB gene encoding tRNA (N6-isopentenyl adenosine(37)-C2)-methylthiotransferase MiaB: MTTTAVEQTQRTYSVRTLGCQMNVHDSERMAGLLEEAGYSPAAAESSADLIVINTCAVRENADNRLYGNLGHLAARKREQPDFRIAVAGCLAQKDRDTILERAPWVDVVLGTHNIDVLPVLLDRAERSGESQAEFSETLQAFPSDLPVRRQSAHAAWVSISVGCNNTCTFCIVPSLRGRERDRRPGEILAEVSALAEQGVREVTLLGQNVNAYGVEFGEREAFADLLRAVGAVPGIRRVRFTSPHPRDFTTAVIAAMAETPSVMPHLHMPLQSGSDDVLRRMRRSYRADKYLGIIADVRAAIPDAAITTDIIVGFPGETEADFDGTLDVVRQSQFADAFTFQYSPRPGTPAADFDDQIPAEVVTERFQRLTALVTEIAWDQNRQLEGRELEVMVSDSDGRKDRDTERITGRARDNRLVHVLPPAESVRPGDLLAATITRGAPHHLIADVPARVVERVPAQDGCAPAPNAARQVGLGMPEVPHP; encoded by the coding sequence ATGACCACCACGGCCGTAGAGCAGACGCAACGCACGTACTCGGTGCGCACGTTGGGCTGCCAGATGAATGTGCATGACTCGGAGCGCATGGCTGGGCTGTTGGAAGAGGCCGGTTACTCGCCAGCTGCAGCAGAGTCGTCAGCGGACTTGATCGTCATCAATACCTGTGCGGTGCGAGAGAACGCCGACAACCGGCTATATGGGAACTTGGGCCATCTGGCGGCTAGGAAAAGAGAACAGCCGGATTTCCGGATCGCGGTGGCCGGATGCCTCGCGCAAAAGGATCGTGACACCATTTTGGAACGAGCGCCGTGGGTGGACGTAGTTCTGGGCACTCACAATATTGATGTGCTCCCTGTCCTGCTGGACCGGGCCGAACGCTCAGGTGAATCACAAGCCGAGTTCAGTGAGACCCTGCAAGCGTTTCCCTCTGACCTGCCGGTGCGCCGACAGTCTGCTCACGCCGCGTGGGTGTCGATCAGCGTCGGCTGCAACAACACCTGCACGTTCTGTATCGTGCCATCGCTGCGAGGTCGAGAACGAGATCGGCGCCCGGGTGAAATCTTGGCCGAGGTTTCTGCGCTGGCGGAGCAGGGCGTGCGAGAGGTGACGTTGCTCGGCCAAAATGTCAATGCCTATGGTGTCGAATTCGGTGAACGTGAGGCGTTCGCCGACTTATTGCGGGCGGTCGGCGCCGTTCCTGGTATTCGTCGCGTTCGCTTCACCAGCCCCCACCCGCGAGATTTCACCACGGCAGTAATTGCAGCTATGGCAGAAACACCCAGCGTCATGCCGCATCTGCACATGCCGCTCCAAAGTGGATCTGACGATGTACTGCGTCGGATGCGCCGTTCCTATCGTGCTGATAAGTACTTGGGCATCATCGCGGATGTTCGGGCTGCAATTCCCGACGCTGCGATCACCACCGACATCATCGTGGGTTTCCCGGGGGAGACGGAAGCGGACTTCGACGGCACCCTCGACGTGGTCCGGCAGTCGCAGTTTGCCGATGCGTTCACCTTCCAGTATTCACCGCGGCCCGGGACTCCGGCGGCGGATTTCGACGACCAGATCCCTGCCGAAGTGGTTACGGAGCGTTTTCAAAGACTGACCGCCTTGGTGACCGAGATCGCCTGGGACCAGAATCGGCAGCTCGAGGGTCGGGAGCTGGAAGTGATGGTGTCGGACAGCGACGGTCGTAAGGACCGCGACACTGAGCGAATCACCGGTCGCGCCCGGGACAACCGGCTTGTTCACGTGCTGCCGCCAGCAGAGTCAGTTCGACCAGGTGACCTGTTGGCAGCAACGATTACTCGCGGTGCCCCTCACCATTTGATTGCTGATGTGCCCGCTCGAGTGGTGGAGCGAGTTCCGGCCCAGGACGGTTGCGCGCCCGCCCCGAATGCCGCTCGGCAAGTGGGGTTGGGTATGCCCGAGGTCCCGCACCCCTGA
- a CDS encoding NUDIX hydrolase family protein, which translates to MSADLTQPQGGWLSPAAMQEARDQVPLVYLDAVPVRVDESGVLTQVGLLLRATQDGMLNRTLVSGRVHKGERIRDALLRHLEKDLGPMALPRVPVSPQPFTVVEYFPDPGVTGFYDSRHQAVSLAFIVPVFGDCEPTQSALELAWLSPEEAISPDVLVEMIGGRDRLLRMALAHAGVLP; encoded by the coding sequence ATGTCCGCCGACCTCACCCAGCCGCAGGGCGGCTGGCTGTCGCCCGCCGCCATGCAAGAGGCACGCGACCAGGTGCCGCTGGTGTACTTGGATGCTGTCCCCGTCCGAGTGGACGAATCGGGGGTGCTCACCCAGGTGGGGCTCCTACTGCGCGCTACTCAAGACGGAATGTTGAACCGCACCCTGGTGTCCGGTCGAGTGCATAAAGGGGAACGGATCCGAGATGCGCTGTTGCGTCATTTGGAAAAGGACCTCGGGCCGATGGCGCTGCCTCGGGTGCCGGTGTCACCGCAGCCGTTCACGGTGGTCGAGTATTTTCCCGATCCCGGTGTGACCGGGTTCTATGACTCCCGCCACCAAGCCGTTTCGTTGGCGTTCATCGTGCCGGTATTTGGGGACTGTGAGCCCACCCAGTCGGCACTGGAATTGGCTTGGCTTTCGCCGGAGGAAGCTATCAGTCCGGATGTTCTGGTCGAGATGATCGGTGGCCGAGATCGGTTGCTGCGCATGGCGTTGGCTCATGCCGGAGTGTTGCCCTGA